One part of the Streptomyces lienomycini genome encodes these proteins:
- a CDS encoding DMT family transporter — MNTLLPAAFVLCWSSGFIGAKLGAETAATPTLLMWRFLPLAVVLVAAAALSRAAWRGLTLRGAGRQIAIGALSQSGYLLSVYYAIALGVSSGTTALIDGVQPLVAGALAGPLLRQYVSRGQWLGLWLGLSGVATVTVADAAAAGAEVAWWAYLVPFLGMLSLVAATFLEGRTRAPVAPRVALTIHCATSAVLFSGLALGTGSATPPADSSFWVATAWLVVLPTFGGYGLYWLILRRSGITEVNTLMFLMAPVTAVWGALMFGEHFGVQTALGLAVGLAAVAVVRRGGGASRTRLARSGRPARSGADGPAVPSGGRR; from the coding sequence GTGAACACCCTGCTCCCGGCCGCCTTCGTACTGTGCTGGAGCTCCGGCTTCATCGGCGCCAAGCTCGGTGCGGAGACCGCGGCCACGCCCACCCTCCTGATGTGGCGCTTCCTGCCGCTCGCGGTGGTCCTGGTCGCCGCCGCGGCGCTCTCCCGGGCGGCGTGGCGGGGACTGACTCTCCGGGGCGCCGGCCGGCAGATCGCCATAGGCGCGCTGTCGCAGAGCGGCTACCTGCTCAGCGTGTACTACGCCATCGCGCTCGGCGTCTCCAGCGGCACCACCGCCCTCATCGACGGCGTCCAGCCACTCGTCGCCGGTGCGCTCGCCGGACCGCTGCTGCGGCAGTACGTCTCGCGGGGGCAGTGGCTCGGACTGTGGCTCGGACTGTCGGGTGTGGCCACGGTGACGGTCGCCGACGCGGCGGCGGCGGGCGCGGAGGTGGCCTGGTGGGCCTACCTCGTGCCCTTCCTCGGCATGCTCTCCCTGGTGGCGGCCACGTTCCTGGAGGGCCGGACCCGCGCCCCCGTCGCCCCCCGGGTGGCGCTGACGATCCACTGTGCGACCAGCGCCGTCCTCTTCTCCGGCCTGGCTCTCGGGACCGGGTCGGCGACGCCGCCCGCCGACTCCTCGTTCTGGGTGGCGACCGCCTGGCTGGTGGTCCTGCCCACCTTCGGCGGCTACGGGCTGTACTGGCTGATCCTGCGGCGGTCCGGGATCACCGAGGTCAACACGCTCATGTTCCTGATGGCACCGGTGACGGCCGTGTGGGGCGCCCTCATGTTCGGCGAGCACTTCGGCGTCCAGACCGCGCTGGGCCTGGCGGTCGGCCTCGCGGCCGTGGCCGTCGTCCGACGCGGGGGTGGCGCGTCCCGTACTCGGCTCGCGCGGTCCGGGCGGCCCGCGCGGTCGGGCGCGGACGGTCCGGCCGTGCCCTCCGGCGGCAGGCGCTGA
- a CDS encoding TetR/AcrR family transcriptional regulator: MGPEEKPRRVRMTPGARRVLEAAERLFYAHGIHAVGVDLVAAEAGVTKKTLYDRFGSKEQIVVEYLAGRDERWRELLAARLETAGEEPADRVVAVFEASRAWSARYGARGCSMINAHAEIGDPAHPAHPVITGQKRWMLDLFTGLAREIDPAGADRLGRTLTLLHEGVLVAHGLGIVPDPFGAALDEVRELLRR, from the coding sequence ATGGGTCCAGAAGAGAAACCGCGCCGCGTCCGGATGACGCCCGGCGCGCGACGGGTATTGGAGGCCGCCGAGCGGCTGTTCTACGCGCACGGCATCCATGCCGTCGGCGTGGATCTCGTCGCCGCCGAGGCCGGGGTGACCAAGAAGACGCTGTACGACCGGTTCGGCTCGAAGGAGCAGATCGTCGTGGAGTACCTGGCCGGGCGCGACGAGCGCTGGCGGGAGCTGCTGGCCGCGCGGCTTGAGACGGCGGGGGAGGAGCCCGCGGACCGGGTGGTGGCCGTCTTCGAGGCGTCGCGCGCGTGGTCGGCGCGGTACGGGGCCAGGGGGTGCAGCATGATCAACGCACATGCGGAGATCGGCGACCCGGCCCATCCGGCGCACCCGGTCATCACCGGGCAGAAGCGGTGGATGCTCGACCTGTTCACCGGCCTGGCCCGGGAGATCGACCCGGCCGGAGCGGACCGGCTGGGGCGGACGCTGACGCTGCTGCACGAGGGGGTGCTGGTCGCCCACGGGCTGGGGATCGTCCCCGACCCCTTCGGCGCCGCCCTCGACGAGGTGCGGGAACTGCTGCGCAGGTGA
- a CDS encoding YceI family protein, translating into MTTTPDLSTLTGDYTVDPAHTTIGFTARHAMVTNVKGRFLDFTGTLHLDGADPSRSTATLDITMDSIDTGSPDRDGHLKSSDFFNTGEHPKMTFRSTKAESLGGDDYRITGDLSILGTTKPLSIDLEFNGAAKDPFGNERVGFEGKAEIKRSEWGLTWNAALETGGVLVSDKIKLNFDISAIKQA; encoded by the coding sequence ATGACCACCACCCCCGACCTCTCCACGCTGACCGGCGACTACACCGTCGACCCCGCCCACACGACGATCGGGTTCACGGCACGCCACGCCATGGTCACGAACGTCAAGGGCCGGTTCCTGGACTTCACCGGCACGCTGCACCTGGACGGCGCCGACCCGTCCCGCTCCACCGCGACCCTCGACATCACGATGGACAGCATCGACACGGGCTCCCCCGACCGCGACGGCCACCTGAAGAGCTCGGACTTCTTCAACACGGGCGAACACCCGAAGATGACCTTCCGCTCCACCAAGGCGGAGTCCCTGGGCGGCGACGACTACCGCATCACCGGCGACCTGTCGATCCTCGGCACGACCAAGCCGCTCAGCATCGACCTGGAGTTCAACGGCGCCGCCAAGGACCCGTTCGGCAACGAGCGCGTCGGCTTCGAGGGCAAGGCCGAGATCAAGCGCTCGGAGTGGGGGCTCACCTGGAACGCGGCCCTGGAGACGGGCGGCGTGCTGGTGTCCGACAAGATCAAGCTGAACTTCGACATCTCGGCGATCAAGCAGGCGTGA
- a CDS encoding polysaccharide lyase 8 family protein, with amino-acid sequence MTPQRPTAPTRRAVLLAAALATGLTAAPRAAAAADPYEALRLRWLEIALGTGYDPAAEPYASRLAETGERARDHRATMTPTPTSLWPDHPFDPPAGITFAYGRLWTMTEAYVQQGTGSTGDPALLADILRGLDHLSATVYHPATTRYGNWWEWQIGSPRLLTDITAALYDHLGADRVAAACAAVDHFVPDSMLGDYTGTSTGANRVDLCRSVALRGILGRDPAKITLARDALSPVFPYVTEGDGLHADGSFVQHTWIAYSGTYGQVMLDGLGRLFTLLAGSEWEVTDPGRQIVLDSVEHAYAPLVHDGLVMDAVNGRAISRGYLKSDDLHVMRGDHFHGQQLIAAMAVLAGGASDTERQRWHARIKGWIERDTVTPLLTAPQFPVADLARLHTIADAPGGAAPEPTGHRLFAAMDRAVHRRPAFTAALAMASDRIAHYECGNGENPRGWHTGAGMLTWWVNGTRSDQYTDWFWPTVDWYRLPGTTVSTRRLADRAGGEWGAPKPDVRWVGGTTDGEYAAVGQHLKGLGSTLEARKSWFLLDDSVICLGAGITCADGVPVETIVDNRNLGEGGDQALVRGRHWAHLEGHGGWIVPEGDLRTLREDRTGAWSDINTTSTTERRTRRWQTLWLDHGTDPDDAGYVYVLMPGASRGAVARRAADRHRFTVLANDDRCQAVAAPPLGLTAANFWQAGTAGPLTATAGASVLVRRRGRGATLCVSEPPRTGEPLEIVWDHPVKAALRADETVEVLATGSRLHLRITPGVVCTTHECEVTLS; translated from the coding sequence ATGACCCCACAGCGCCCCACCGCTCCCACCCGCCGCGCCGTCCTGCTCGCCGCGGCCCTGGCCACCGGCCTCACGGCCGCCCCCCGCGCGGCAGCCGCCGCCGACCCCTACGAGGCCCTCCGCCTGCGCTGGCTCGAGATCGCCCTCGGCACCGGCTACGACCCGGCCGCCGAGCCGTACGCCTCCCGCCTCGCCGAGACCGGCGAACGCGCCCGCGACCACCGCGCCACCATGACGCCCACCCCCACGTCCCTGTGGCCGGACCACCCCTTCGACCCGCCCGCCGGCATCACCTTCGCCTACGGCCGCCTGTGGACGATGACCGAGGCGTACGTCCAGCAGGGCACCGGCTCCACCGGCGACCCGGCGCTCCTCGCCGACATCCTGCGCGGCCTCGACCACCTGTCGGCCACCGTCTACCACCCCGCCACCACCCGCTACGGCAACTGGTGGGAATGGCAGATCGGCAGCCCCCGCCTCCTGACGGACATCACGGCCGCCCTGTACGACCACCTCGGCGCCGACCGCGTCGCCGCCGCCTGCGCCGCCGTCGACCACTTCGTCCCCGACTCGATGCTCGGCGACTACACCGGCACCTCCACCGGCGCCAACCGTGTCGACCTGTGCCGCTCCGTCGCCCTGCGCGGCATCCTCGGCCGGGACCCCGCCAAGATCACGCTGGCCCGGGACGCCCTCTCCCCGGTCTTCCCGTACGTCACCGAGGGCGACGGGCTCCACGCCGACGGCTCCTTCGTCCAGCACACCTGGATCGCCTACTCGGGCACGTACGGCCAGGTCATGCTGGACGGTCTGGGCCGGCTGTTCACCCTCCTCGCCGGATCCGAGTGGGAGGTGACGGACCCCGGCAGGCAGATCGTCCTCGACAGCGTCGAGCACGCCTACGCGCCCCTCGTCCACGACGGACTCGTCATGGACGCGGTCAACGGACGCGCGATCAGCCGGGGTTACCTCAAGAGCGACGACCTGCACGTCATGCGCGGCGACCACTTCCACGGCCAGCAGCTGATCGCCGCCATGGCCGTCCTCGCGGGCGGCGCGAGCGACACCGAACGCCAGCGCTGGCACGCCCGGATCAAGGGCTGGATCGAGCGGGACACCGTCACCCCGCTCCTCACCGCGCCCCAGTTCCCGGTCGCCGACCTGGCCAGGTTGCACACGATCGCCGACGCCCCGGGCGGGGCCGCACCCGAACCCACCGGACACCGGCTCTTCGCGGCCATGGACCGCGCCGTCCACCGCCGCCCCGCCTTCACCGCGGCCCTCGCCATGGCCAGCGACCGCATCGCCCACTACGAGTGCGGCAACGGCGAGAACCCGCGCGGCTGGCACACCGGTGCGGGCATGCTGACCTGGTGGGTCAACGGGACCAGGTCCGACCAGTACACGGACTGGTTCTGGCCCACCGTCGACTGGTACCGGCTCCCCGGCACCACCGTCTCCACCCGGCGCCTGGCCGACCGGGCGGGCGGCGAGTGGGGCGCACCCAAACCCGACGTCCGCTGGGTCGGCGGCACCACCGACGGCGAGTACGCGGCCGTGGGTCAGCACCTCAAGGGGCTCGGTTCGACCCTCGAAGCCCGCAAGTCCTGGTTCCTCCTCGACGACTCCGTGATCTGCCTGGGTGCCGGCATCACGTGCGCCGACGGCGTCCCGGTCGAGACGATCGTGGACAACCGCAACCTGGGGGAGGGCGGCGACCAGGCCCTCGTACGCGGCCGGCACTGGGCCCACCTGGAGGGCCACGGCGGCTGGATCGTGCCCGAGGGCGACCTGCGGACCCTGCGCGAGGACCGCACCGGCGCCTGGTCCGACATCAACACCACCAGCACGACCGAGCGCCGTACCCGGCGATGGCAGACCCTCTGGCTGGACCACGGCACGGACCCGGACGACGCCGGCTACGTCTACGTCCTCATGCCGGGCGCCTCCCGGGGAGCGGTGGCACGCCGGGCCGCCGACCGCCACCGGTTCACCGTCCTGGCCAACGACGACCGGTGCCAGGCGGTCGCCGCCCCACCGCTCGGACTGACGGCCGCCAACTTCTGGCAGGCCGGCACGGCGGGCCCGCTCACCGCGACGGCCGGGGCGAGCGTGCTGGTCCGTCGCCGGGGGCGCGGCGCTACCCTCTGCGTCAGCGAACCGCCGCGCACCGGAGAGCCCCTGGAGATCGTCTGGGACCACCCGGTGAAGGCCGCGCTGCGGGCCGACGAGACGGTCGAGGTCCTCGCGACCGGCAGCCGACTCCACCTCCGCATCACTCCAGGGGTGGTATGTACCACCCATGAATGTGAGGTGACTCTCAGCTGA
- a CDS encoding acyl-CoA carboxylase subunit beta: protein MTVLDEAPGEPTDARGRVAELHEIRAQALAGPSEKATAAQHAKGKLTARERIELLLDAGSFREVEQLRRHRATGFGLEAKKPYTDGVITGWGTVEGRTVFVYAHDFRIFGGALGEAHATKIHKIMDMAIAAGAPLVSLNDGAGARIQEGVSALAGYGGIFQRNTRASGVIPQISVMLGPCAGGAAYSPALTDFVFMVRDTSQMFITGPDVVKAVTGEEITQNGLGGADVHAETSGVCHFAYDDEETCLAEVRYLLSLLPQNNRENPPRTESSDPADRRGDVLLDLVPADGNRPYDMVKVIEELVDEGEYLEVHERWARNIICALARLDGQVVGIVANQPQALAGVLDIEASEKAARFVQMCDAFNIPIITLLDVPGFLPGVDQEHGGIIRHGAKLLYAYCNATVPRISLILRKAYGGAYIVMDSQSIGADLTYAWPTNEIAVMGAEGAANVIFRRQIADAEDPEAMRARMVKEYKAELMHPYYAAERGLVDDVIDPAETREVLISSLAMLRTKHADLPSRKHGNPPQ from the coding sequence ATGACCGTTTTGGATGAGGCGCCGGGTGAGCCGACGGACGCGCGCGGGCGAGTGGCCGAGCTGCACGAGATCCGTGCGCAGGCGCTGGCCGGGCCGAGCGAGAAGGCTACGGCGGCGCAGCACGCCAAGGGCAAGCTGACGGCGCGGGAGCGGATCGAGCTGCTCCTGGACGCGGGTTCGTTCCGCGAGGTCGAGCAGTTGCGCCGGCACCGGGCGACCGGGTTCGGCCTGGAGGCGAAGAAGCCGTACACCGACGGTGTCATCACCGGCTGGGGCACCGTCGAGGGCCGTACGGTCTTCGTCTACGCCCACGACTTCCGGATCTTCGGCGGTGCGCTGGGCGAGGCCCACGCGACGAAGATCCACAAGATCATGGACATGGCCATCGCGGCCGGTGCCCCGCTGGTCTCCCTGAACGACGGTGCCGGAGCCCGTATCCAGGAGGGCGTCAGCGCCCTGGCCGGGTACGGCGGCATCTTCCAGCGCAACACCAGGGCGTCCGGCGTCATCCCGCAGATCAGCGTGATGCTCGGCCCCTGCGCGGGCGGCGCGGCCTACAGCCCCGCCCTCACGGACTTCGTGTTCATGGTCCGCGACACCTCGCAGATGTTCATCACGGGCCCGGACGTGGTCAAGGCCGTCACCGGCGAGGAGATCACGCAGAACGGACTGGGCGGCGCCGACGTGCACGCCGAGACGTCCGGCGTGTGCCACTTCGCCTACGACGACGAGGAGACCTGCCTCGCCGAGGTCCGCTACCTCCTCTCCCTCCTCCCGCAGAACAACCGGGAGAACCCGCCCCGCACCGAGTCCTCCGACCCCGCGGACCGCCGCGGCGACGTCCTGCTCGACCTGGTCCCGGCGGACGGCAACCGGCCGTACGACATGGTCAAGGTGATCGAGGAACTCGTCGACGAGGGCGAGTACCTGGAGGTCCACGAGCGCTGGGCCCGCAACATCATCTGCGCCCTGGCCCGCCTGGACGGACAGGTCGTCGGCATCGTCGCCAACCAGCCGCAGGCCCTGGCCGGCGTCCTGGACATCGAGGCGTCGGAGAAGGCCGCCCGCTTCGTCCAGATGTGCGACGCCTTCAACATCCCGATCATCACCCTCCTGGACGTACCCGGCTTCCTGCCCGGCGTCGACCAGGAACACGGCGGCATCATCCGCCACGGCGCCAAACTCCTCTACGCCTACTGCAACGCGACCGTGCCGCGGATCTCGCTCATCCTGCGCAAGGCGTACGGAGGTGCTTACATCGTCATGGACTCCCAGTCCATCGGCGCCGACCTCACCTACGCCTGGCCGACCAACGAGATCGCCGTCATGGGCGCCGAGGGCGCCGCCAACGTCATCTTCCGCCGTCAGATCGCCGACGCCGAGGACCCCGAGGCCATGCGGGCCCGCATGGTCAAGGAGTACAAGGCCGAACTGATGCACCCCTACTACGCGGCCGAACGCGGCCTGGTCGACGACGTCATCGACCCCGCCGAAACCCGCGAGGTGCTCATCAGCTCCCTGGCGATGCTCCGCACCAAGCACGCCGACCTGCCCTCCCGCAAGCACGGCAACCCGCCGCAGTGA
- a CDS encoding acyl-CoA carboxylase epsilon subunit translates to MSTPDIRVEKGHAEPEEVAAITALLLARAAARPVEIAPTHGGGRARAGWRRLEREPGFRAPHSWR, encoded by the coding sequence ATGTCCACTCCCGACATCCGCGTCGAGAAGGGCCACGCCGAGCCCGAGGAAGTCGCCGCCATCACGGCGCTCCTCCTGGCCCGCGCCGCCGCCCGCCCCGTCGAGATCGCGCCGACCCACGGCGGCGGCCGAGCCCGCGCGGGCTGGCGCCGCCTGGAACGCGAGCCGGGCTTCCGCGCCCCGCACAGCTGGCGCTGA
- a CDS encoding GTP-binding protein, whose amino-acid sequence MDFASSSGGPSRSTTSAKIVVAGGFGVGKTTFVGAVSEINPLRTEAVMTSASAGIDDLTHTGDKTTTTVAMDFGRITLDQDLILYLFGTPGQDRFWFMWDDLVRGAIGAIVLVDTRRLADCFPAVDYFENSGLPFVIALNGFDGQQPYNPDEVREALQIGPDTPIITTDARHRADAKSALITLVEHALMARLR is encoded by the coding sequence GTGGACTTCGCAAGCTCTAGCGGAGGGCCTTCCCGCTCCACCACTTCCGCGAAGATCGTGGTGGCGGGCGGCTTCGGCGTGGGCAAGACCACGTTCGTCGGCGCCGTCTCGGAGATCAATCCGCTGCGCACCGAGGCCGTGATGACATCCGCGTCCGCGGGCATCGACGATCTCACCCACACGGGGGACAAGACGACCACGACGGTCGCCATGGACTTCGGCCGCATCACGCTCGACCAGGACCTGATCCTGTACCTGTTCGGTACGCCGGGCCAGGACCGCTTCTGGTTCATGTGGGACGACCTGGTCCGCGGCGCCATCGGCGCGATCGTGCTGGTCGACACGAGGCGGCTGGCCGACTGCTTCCCGGCGGTCGACTACTTCGAGAACAGCGGACTGCCGTTCGTGATCGCGCTGAACGGGTTCGACGGGCAGCAGCCGTACAACCCGGACGAGGTCCGGGAGGCGCTGCAGATCGGTCCGGACACGCCGATCATCACGACGGACGCGCGGCATCGGGCCGACGCGAAGTCCGCGCTCATCACGCTCGTGGAGCACGCGCTGATGGCGCGGTTGCGTTAG
- a CDS encoding DUF742 domain-containing protein: MATPPGGPSAGNWSYGPGQGRGDGSANGYGYPSVPSHRQPYAPQGPGPSPYDQPHAPRIQPVQPQRRTPEPAPAGASNNPLVRPYAMTGGRTRPRYQLAIEALVHTTAQPHQMQGQLPEHQRICNLCREIKSVAEVSALLTIPLGVARILVADLAEAGLVAIHQPGGDESAGGQPDVTLLERVLSGLRKL; this comes from the coding sequence GTGGCAACACCCCCAGGCGGTCCGTCAGCGGGCAACTGGTCGTACGGCCCGGGTCAGGGCCGGGGCGACGGCTCGGCGAACGGGTACGGCTACCCCTCCGTGCCGAGCCACCGGCAGCCGTACGCGCCGCAGGGCCCCGGCCCTTCGCCGTACGACCAGCCGCACGCTCCGCGCATCCAGCCCGTGCAGCCGCAGCGCCGCACCCCCGAGCCTGCGCCCGCCGGGGCGTCGAACAACCCCCTGGTGCGTCCGTACGCCATGACGGGCGGCCGCACCAGGCCCCGGTACCAGCTCGCCATCGAGGCGCTGGTGCACACCACCGCGCAGCCGCACCAGATGCAGGGCCAGCTGCCCGAGCATCAGCGGATCTGCAATCTCTGCCGTGAGATCAAGTCGGTGGCCGAGGTCTCGGCCCTCCTGACGATCCCTCTCGGCGTGGCCAGGATCCTCGTCGCCGACTTGGCGGAGGCGGGCCTGGTCGCCATCCATCAGCCCGGCGGCGACGAGAGCGCCGGCGGCCAGCCAGACGTGACACTGCTCGAAAGGGTGCTCAGTGGACTTCGCAAGCTCTAG
- a CDS encoding roadblock/LC7 domain-containing protein codes for MSQAAQNLNWLITNFVDNTPGVSHTVVVSADGLLLAMSEGFPRDRADQLAAVASGLTSLTAGASRIFEGGHVNQTVVEMERGFLFLMSISDGSSLAVLAHPEADIGLIGYEMALLVDRAGTVLTPDLRAELQGSLLN; via the coding sequence ATGAGCCAGGCGGCGCAGAACCTGAACTGGTTGATCACCAACTTCGTGGACAACACCCCGGGGGTGTCCCACACGGTGGTGGTCTCCGCCGACGGACTCCTTCTGGCGATGTCCGAAGGGTTCCCCCGCGACCGAGCCGATCAGCTCGCGGCCGTCGCCTCCGGTCTGACCTCGCTGACCGCCGGTGCCTCGCGCATCTTCGAGGGCGGCCACGTGAACCAGACGGTTGTGGAGATGGAGCGCGGATTCCTCTTCCTCATGTCCATCTCCGACGGCTCGTCCCTCGCCGTTCTCGCACACCCCGAGGCGGACATCGGTCTCATTGGGTACGAGATGGCCCTTCTGGTGGACCGTGCGGGCACGGTCCTGACCCCCGATCTGCGGGCCGAGCTCCAAGGGAGCCTTCTCAACTAA